The following proteins are encoded in a genomic region of Streptomyces collinus Tu 365:
- a CDS encoding glycosyltransferase, whose amino-acid sequence MHQPPPPTRPRVLHVAQPVDGGVARVVRDLARAQLSAGVRVAAGCPGGELGAELRELGVDVRPWGAGRSPGPGLSGEIRRLARLVEEVRPELVHAHSAKAGLAVRLAVRGRVPTVFQPHAWSFEAVGGPTAALALRWERWGARWADRVVCVSQAERATGLRAGVHASYAVIPNGIDLDRHSPAPAGPARAALLPDLDPAAPLVVCVGRLCRQKGQDLLLRAWEHVVRQVPGARLALVGDGPDRDALRRRARALGPAVRFAGAVTDTVPWYRAADLVVLPSRWEGMALAPLEAMACGRPVVLTDVDGARESLPPALAPHCLVPPEDPGALARAIAALLPDAPLRASLGERGRGHVQSTHDVRHTADRFAVLYRELLGARPPVSTERRESLHP is encoded by the coding sequence ATGCACCAGCCACCACCCCCCACGCGGCCGCGGGTCCTGCACGTCGCGCAGCCTGTCGACGGCGGGGTCGCCCGCGTCGTACGGGACCTGGCGCGGGCTCAGCTGTCGGCCGGCGTGCGCGTCGCGGCGGGCTGCCCGGGCGGTGAACTGGGCGCGGAGCTGCGGGAGCTGGGGGTCGACGTGCGCCCGTGGGGGGCCGGACGGTCGCCGGGTCCGGGGCTGTCCGGCGAGATACGACGGCTCGCACGGCTGGTCGAAGAGGTACGGCCCGAACTGGTGCACGCGCACAGCGCCAAGGCGGGACTCGCCGTGCGGCTCGCCGTCCGCGGCCGGGTCCCGACCGTGTTCCAGCCGCACGCGTGGTCGTTCGAGGCCGTCGGCGGCCCCACCGCCGCGCTGGCGCTGCGCTGGGAGCGGTGGGGGGCCCGGTGGGCGGACCGTGTGGTGTGCGTCAGCCAGGCGGAGCGCGCGACCGGACTGCGCGCCGGGGTGCACGCCTCGTACGCCGTCATTCCCAACGGCATCGACCTCGACCGTCACTCCCCCGCGCCCGCGGGGCCCGCCCGCGCCGCCCTGCTCCCGGACCTCGACCCGGCGGCGCCGCTCGTCGTCTGTGTCGGGCGGCTGTGCCGGCAGAAGGGCCAGGACCTGCTGTTGCGCGCCTGGGAGCACGTCGTGCGCCAGGTGCCCGGCGCCCGGCTGGCCCTGGTCGGCGACGGACCCGACCGGGACGCGCTGCGCCGGCGAGCCCGCGCGCTCGGCCCCGCCGTCCGGTTCGCGGGTGCCGTCACCGACACCGTGCCCTGGTACCGGGCCGCCGACCTGGTGGTGCTGCCCTCGCGCTGGGAGGGCATGGCCCTGGCCCCGCTGGAGGCGATGGCCTGCGGCCGGCCCGTCGTGCTCACCGACGTCGACGGCGCGCGCGAGAGCCTGCCGCCGGCGCTCGCGCCCCACTGCCTGGTGCCCCCGGAGGACCCCGGGGCGCTGGCCCGGGCGATCGCCGCGCTGCTGCCCGACGCGCCGCTGCGCGCGTCGCTCGGCGAGCGGGGACGCGGGCACGTCCAGTCCACGCACGACGTGCGGCACACCGCCGACCGGTTCGCGGTCCTGTACCGCGAACTCCTCGGCGCCCGGCCGCCCGTGTCCACCGAGCGCAGGGAGTCCCTCCACCCGTGA
- a CDS encoding exopolysaccharide biosynthesis polyprenyl glycosylphosphotransferase encodes MTAERTVPSSGAPGAPAAPGSRPQEQGPSPARVRPARAPGGFRFPVRRLAARPASPLPLLTADLVAALVGALAPGLATQRAPLVAVLVCGALLLRPRLTRPVPGVLDELPAVCGRIAVLWLALGALAAALDPGRALSARTLLLGWAAQAVAACAARGAVHWRRRVALTRRPRTALVVGPAATAQRVAAALLRHPRCGVRPVGVVAEHPAGRGGLPVLGTGEEVQRALIQNGVRVVLTVGPAVRAERGPLLRALAESGCTVWEVDADGPAFGTRDLLAGFSVRPLDLDTRHHGSPGKRLLDVTVSGALLVLVSPLLLVCAAVLRLTEGPGVVFRQERIGAGGRPFTLLKLRTHRPVDEREAATRWSVAGDDGMSRFCRFLRQTSLDELLQLWNVFRGDMSLVGPRPERPYFVAQFSRTHPGYAARHRVRTGITGLAQINGLRGDTSIEDRARFDNAYIDTWSLWQDVCILLRTAAALVRSTGS; translated from the coding sequence GTGACCGCGGAACGCACCGTCCCCTCCTCCGGCGCCCCCGGCGCCCCTGCCGCTCCCGGCTCGCGACCGCAGGAGCAAGGCCCCTCGCCCGCCCGGGTACGCCCGGCCCGCGCGCCGGGCGGCTTCCGGTTCCCGGTGCGACGGCTGGCCGCGCGGCCCGCCTCGCCCCTGCCGCTGCTCACCGCCGACCTGGTCGCCGCGCTGGTGGGCGCGCTCGCTCCGGGCCTGGCCACCCAACGTGCGCCACTCGTGGCCGTGTTGGTGTGCGGAGCGCTGCTGCTGCGCCCGCGCCTCACCCGGCCGGTGCCGGGAGTGCTCGACGAACTCCCGGCCGTCTGCGGCCGGATCGCGGTCCTCTGGCTCGCCCTCGGCGCGCTGGCGGCCGCCCTCGACCCCGGCCGCGCGCTGTCCGCCCGCACGCTGCTGCTCGGCTGGGCGGCGCAGGCGGTGGCGGCCTGCGCGGCGCGCGGTGCCGTGCACTGGCGCCGCCGGGTGGCACTGACACGCCGTCCGCGTACGGCCCTGGTCGTCGGTCCGGCGGCGACCGCGCAACGGGTGGCCGCCGCGCTGCTGCGCCACCCGCGCTGCGGGGTGCGGCCGGTGGGCGTCGTCGCCGAGCACCCCGCGGGCCGCGGTGGGCTGCCGGTGCTCGGCACCGGTGAGGAGGTGCAGCGGGCGCTCATCCAGAACGGGGTGCGGGTCGTGCTCACCGTCGGCCCGGCCGTGCGCGCCGAACGGGGCCCGCTGCTGCGGGCACTGGCGGAGTCCGGCTGCACGGTGTGGGAGGTGGACGCGGACGGCCCGGCGTTCGGGACGCGCGACCTGCTCGCCGGTTTCTCCGTCCGCCCCCTCGACCTGGACACCCGGCACCACGGCAGCCCCGGCAAGCGGCTGCTGGACGTGACGGTGTCCGGGGCCCTGCTGGTGCTGGTCAGTCCGCTGCTGCTGGTGTGCGCGGCCGTGCTGCGGCTCACCGAGGGGCCCGGCGTGGTGTTCCGGCAGGAACGCATCGGCGCCGGCGGGCGGCCCTTCACGCTGCTGAAGCTGCGCACCCACCGCCCGGTGGACGAGCGGGAGGCGGCGACCCGCTGGAGCGTGGCGGGCGACGACGGGATGAGCCGCTTCTGCCGCTTCCTGCGGCAGACCTCGCTGGACGAGCTGCTCCAGCTGTGGAACGTCTTCCGGGGCGACATGAGCCTGGTCGGCCCGCGGCCCGAACGCCCTTACTTCGTGGCCCAGTTCAGCCGCACCCACCCGGGCTACGCGGCCCGCCACCGGGTGCGGACCGGCATCACCGGCCTCGCCCAGATCAACGGCCTGCGCGGCGACACCTCCATCGAGGACCGGGCCCGCTTCGACAACGCGTACATCGACACCTGGTCGCTGTGGCAGGACGTCTGCATCCTGCTGCGCACCGCGGCCGCGCTCGTGCGTTCCACGGGGAGCTGA
- a CDS encoding O-antigen ligase family protein: MSLTLTRRRPAPAPVLSVVAVVALLALPLTPGGEGGAGPADVVSALVVGHCAVRLLRARRRPLSPTAAVVLGLPVTGLALAAADAVSPGAGIAGLGRYLQIFVLVPAAVLLLVRHRSDFRLLAWSLVGLALWQGALGVQQYATGTGASYQGEDIRAVGTFGASDVMGMATVVSFGLVCAAGLALGRTPVRERAVAAVCAFVLLVPLALSFSRGAWIATAVTLTVQLVAAGPRRALRVGAAAVAAGVVLVGGLGLGSAMLQERIDSITRVTDAPDQSVTDRYTMWAAAGDMWRQRPLTGVGLKGFPEYRDGHASLALSSGSDTEGAGAAYRRQPLLSPHNMYLLVLGEQGLVGLVGLVGGWLALLVCALRGVRRARRSGRGQECALISCGLLVWQLVDFAYADIGGSSTVLTAVCLGLVAWWALVGADEVVPLPDAVASDAGAVGSAGCAARPAAEERAVGEAGVR; encoded by the coding sequence ATGAGCCTCACCCTGACCCGGCGCCGCCCCGCGCCGGCCCCGGTGCTGTCGGTGGTGGCCGTGGTGGCCCTGCTCGCGCTGCCCCTCACCCCGGGGGGCGAGGGCGGCGCCGGACCGGCCGACGTGGTGTCCGCGCTGGTCGTCGGCCACTGCGCGGTACGACTGCTGCGCGCACGGCGGCGCCCGCTGTCCCCTACGGCCGCCGTGGTCCTCGGCCTGCCGGTCACCGGTCTCGCGCTCGCCGCGGCGGACGCGGTCTCCCCGGGCGCGGGGATCGCCGGCCTCGGCCGCTACCTGCAGATCTTCGTCCTGGTGCCGGCCGCCGTCCTGCTGCTGGTCCGCCACCGGTCCGACTTCCGTCTGCTCGCCTGGTCCCTGGTGGGGCTCGCGCTGTGGCAGGGCGCGCTGGGCGTCCAGCAGTACGCCACCGGGACCGGCGCCTCCTACCAGGGCGAGGACATCCGCGCGGTGGGCACCTTCGGGGCGTCGGACGTGATGGGCATGGCGACCGTGGTGTCGTTCGGCCTGGTGTGCGCGGCCGGTCTGGCGCTCGGCCGGACGCCGGTGCGCGAGCGGGCGGTCGCGGCCGTCTGCGCGTTCGTCCTGCTCGTCCCGCTCGCCCTGTCCTTCAGCCGGGGCGCCTGGATCGCCACCGCCGTGACGCTCACCGTCCAGCTCGTGGCGGCCGGGCCGCGCCGTGCGCTGCGGGTCGGCGCGGCAGCCGTGGCGGCGGGTGTGGTGCTGGTGGGCGGTCTCGGGCTGGGCTCCGCGATGCTCCAGGAACGGATCGACAGCATCACGCGGGTCACCGACGCGCCCGACCAGTCGGTCACCGACCGGTACACGATGTGGGCGGCGGCGGGCGACATGTGGCGGCAGCGGCCGTTGACCGGTGTGGGGCTGAAGGGCTTCCCCGAGTACCGCGACGGGCACGCCTCGCTCGCCCTGTCCTCGGGCAGCGACACGGAGGGCGCGGGCGCCGCCTACCGCAGGCAGCCGCTGCTGTCCCCGCACAACATGTACCTGCTGGTGCTCGGCGAGCAGGGCCTGGTCGGTCTCGTGGGCCTGGTGGGCGGCTGGCTGGCCCTGCTGGTGTGCGCGCTGCGGGGCGTGCGCCGGGCGCGCCGCTCGGGCCGGGGCCAGGAGTGCGCGCTCATCTCCTGCGGGCTGCTGGTCTGGCAGCTGGTCGACTTCGCCTACGCCGACATCGGCGGCAGCTCGACCGTGCTGACCGCGGTGTGCCTGGGCCTCGTGGCCTGGTGGGCGCTGGTGGGCGCGGACGAGGTCGTTCCCCTACCGGACGCCGTCGCCTCCGACGCGGGCGCGGTCGGCTCCGCAGGGTGTGCCGCGCGGCCGGCCGCGGAGGAACGGGCCGTCGGGGAGGCCGGGGTCCGGTGA
- a CDS encoding lipid II flippase MurJ: MPGPDDGDGEGPVVLASPRAGARAGAPAATHSGAPAGTHSGTRADTTAAGTRAGARPGPARPAGSGQAPPSRGFLARAALITASLTVAGALLGLVRDQSLARLFGAGRDTDAFLVAWTLPEFAATLLIEDGLAYALVPAFSVALARRAQGAPGDPVRSLVASTLPRLAPAFAAVAVLLAVAAPWLVGVLAPGLPDPALAVDCTRLTASCVCSFGLAGYCSAALRAHRSFLAPAAIYVAYNTGIVVTMFTLGGRWGVRSAAFGVAVGGCLMVAVQIPSLVRRLRTRRSRRSAGTVAEIGTEAGPSGGAGTGTPPGQRPVDAALMATVLLFALVRQSQVLVERYLASGLPAGAISHLNYAQKVAQIPMTLSTMLCTVTFPVVARALADGDTEQARDRVERDLVVASWLVLLGTAAVVACAPQIVQLLFQRGAFTAHDTAATAGVMRVYALGLLGQTLTGVLVRSYFSAGRAAWYPVAAMAAGLAVTFWAGAGTVGPWGVTGIAAANAAGITVTAVLLLAGTASGPRGRSVLPGGPRGVPVRARRVLAGVGGPLVAAVVAAVAGALAAGRAGGPYAGPVAGGATVTAVFVLLGRVLSARGGTSGPPSLPLARFLPALPSLRRPFVRRLLLPVRTLVRRLVHAVRR; the protein is encoded by the coding sequence GTGCCCGGACCGGACGACGGCGACGGCGAAGGCCCGGTCGTGCTGGCCTCACCCCGGGCCGGTGCACGGGCCGGTGCGCCCGCCGCTACCCACTCCGGTGCGCCCGCCGGTACCCACTCAGGTACCCGGGCCGACACAACCGCCGCCGGGACGCGGGCCGGGGCGCGCCCCGGCCCGGCGCGGCCTGCCGGGTCCGGACAGGCGCCGCCCAGCCGGGGCTTCCTGGCCAGGGCCGCTCTGATCACCGCCTCCCTCACGGTCGCGGGCGCGCTGCTCGGGCTGGTGCGCGACCAGTCGCTGGCGCGGCTGTTCGGGGCCGGCCGGGACACCGACGCCTTCCTGGTGGCCTGGACCCTGCCGGAGTTCGCGGCCACCCTGCTCATCGAGGACGGACTGGCCTACGCGCTGGTCCCGGCGTTCAGCGTGGCGCTGGCCCGGCGTGCGCAGGGGGCACCCGGGGACCCCGTCCGGTCCCTGGTCGCGAGCACCCTGCCGCGGCTGGCACCGGCCTTCGCCGCGGTGGCCGTGCTGCTCGCCGTGGCCGCGCCGTGGCTGGTCGGGGTGCTCGCGCCGGGTCTGCCCGACCCGGCACTCGCCGTGGACTGCACCCGGCTCACCGCGAGTTGCGTGTGCAGCTTCGGGCTCGCCGGCTACTGCAGCGCGGCCCTGCGGGCCCACCGAAGCTTCCTGGCCCCGGCCGCGATCTACGTCGCCTACAACACCGGCATCGTCGTCACCATGTTCACCCTCGGCGGCCGGTGGGGCGTGCGCTCGGCCGCGTTCGGGGTGGCGGTGGGCGGCTGTCTGATGGTGGCCGTACAGATTCCCTCGCTGGTACGGCGGTTGCGCACCCGGCGGTCACGGCGGTCGGCCGGCACCGTCGCGGAGATCGGTACGGAGGCCGGTCCGAGCGGCGGCGCCGGGACCGGCACCCCGCCCGGGCAACGGCCCGTGGACGCCGCGCTGATGGCGACCGTGCTGCTGTTCGCGCTGGTCCGGCAGTCGCAGGTGCTCGTCGAGCGGTACCTGGCCTCCGGACTGCCCGCGGGCGCCATCTCGCATCTCAACTACGCGCAGAAGGTCGCGCAGATCCCGATGACGCTGTCGACGATGCTGTGCACGGTCACCTTCCCGGTGGTGGCGCGCGCGCTCGCCGACGGTGACACCGAGCAGGCCCGGGACCGGGTGGAGCGCGACCTGGTGGTGGCCTCCTGGCTGGTGCTCCTCGGCACGGCGGCCGTCGTCGCCTGCGCCCCGCAGATCGTCCAACTGCTCTTCCAGCGGGGCGCCTTCACGGCCCATGACACGGCGGCGACCGCGGGCGTGATGCGGGTGTACGCGCTGGGGCTGCTCGGCCAGACGCTGACGGGCGTGCTGGTCCGCTCCTACTTCTCGGCGGGCCGCGCCGCCTGGTACCCGGTCGCCGCGATGGCCGCCGGCCTCGCCGTCACGTTCTGGGCGGGCGCCGGGACGGTCGGCCCCTGGGGGGTCACCGGGATCGCCGCGGCCAACGCCGCCGGCATCACCGTCACCGCGGTCCTGCTGCTGGCGGGCACGGCGAGCGGTCCGCGGGGGCGCTCCGTCCTTCCGGGCGGCCCGCGCGGTGTGCCGGTGCGCGCCCGGCGCGTGCTGGCCGGGGTGGGCGGGCCGCTGGTGGCGGCCGTGGTGGCAGCGGTCGCCGGCGCCCTGGCGGCGGGCCGGGCGGGCGGACCGTACGCGGGTCCGGTCGCCGGCGGCGCCACCGTGACCGCCGTGTTCGTCCTGCTCGGCCGTGTGCTGAGCGCCCGGGGCGGGACGTCCGGCCCGCCTTCCCTCCCGCTCGCCCGCTTCCTCCCGGCCCTGCCTTCCCTCCGCCGGCCCTTCGTCCGGCGCCTTCTCCTTCCTGTCCGCACCCTCGTACGGAGGCTCGTCCATGCCGTCCGCCGTTGA
- a CDS encoding polysaccharide deacetylase family protein: protein MPSAVESPRRARAARPGTVPWIAMYHSVGDCSDDPYRVTVTPDRLERQLRWLRARGLRGVSVAELLAARARGEGRDLVGLTFDDGYADFLTGALPVLTRWECTATLFVLPGRFGGDNAWDPLGPRKPLLTADAVREAARAGVEIGSHGLTHVDLTRADDTVLGAETAGSRTLLRELTGTPVGGFCYPYGTVDRRAVDAVRAAGYAYACAIDPGPLTGPHALPRVHIGQNDAALRLSLKYRLHRLRRRPAAEPR from the coding sequence ATGCCGTCCGCCGTTGAGTCGCCCCGCCGTGCCCGGGCCGCCCGGCCGGGCACCGTCCCGTGGATCGCCATGTACCACTCGGTCGGCGACTGTTCCGACGACCCGTACCGGGTCACCGTCACCCCGGACCGGCTGGAGCGGCAGCTGCGCTGGCTGCGCGCCCGTGGCCTGCGGGGTGTGTCGGTGGCCGAGCTGCTGGCGGCCCGCGCCCGGGGCGAGGGCCGCGACCTGGTGGGGCTCACCTTCGACGACGGGTACGCCGACTTCCTCACCGGCGCGTTGCCGGTGCTGACCCGCTGGGAGTGCACGGCCACCCTGTTCGTGCTGCCCGGCCGGTTCGGCGGCGACAACGCGTGGGACCCGCTGGGCCCGCGCAAGCCGCTGCTCACCGCCGACGCCGTCCGGGAGGCCGCCCGCGCGGGCGTGGAGATCGGCTCGCACGGCCTCACCCACGTCGACCTCACCCGTGCCGACGACACCGTCCTCGGGGCCGAGACCGCCGGGAGCCGGACCCTGCTGCGGGAGCTGACCGGGACCCCGGTGGGCGGGTTCTGCTACCCCTACGGCACCGTCGACCGCCGGGCCGTCGACGCGGTGCGCGCGGCCGGGTACGCCTACGCCTGCGCCATCGACCCCGGCCCGCTGACCGGCCCGCACGCCCTGCCCCGCGTGCACATCGGGCAGAACGACGCCGCCCTGCGCCTGTCGCTGAAGTACCGGCTGCACCGGCTGCGCCGCCGCCCCGCCGCGGAGCCGCGATGA
- a CDS encoding glycosyltransferase gives MRALHVITGLGTGGAEQQLRLLLRHLPVDCDVVTLTDPGPVAEGLAADGVHVVHLGMRGNRDLAALPRLARLIRRGRYDLVHTHLYRACLYGRIAARLAGVRAVVATEHSLGDSQMEGRPLTAGVRALYLAGERLGRSTVAVSPTVAERLTRWGVPGPRIAVVPNGIDLERFRFDPGLRLRTRARLGLPDDAFVIGGVGRLAPGKRFDVLIRALAGLPGDCRLLLVGGGGEEGALRGAARLAGVADRVVFAGERPHGCDPAAGPDLPALASAMDVLASPSAEEAFGLAVVEALAAGLPVRYTSCPAVEDLPPGAAPGALRVEGGTDAYTRALAEVRAAGPGPRTAPEAARHYCIARSASRLMDVYAAALARTVPEPRSSQGVTPP, from the coding sequence ATGAGGGCGCTGCACGTCATCACCGGGCTCGGGACCGGCGGCGCCGAGCAGCAACTGCGGCTGCTGCTGCGGCACCTGCCGGTGGACTGCGACGTGGTGACGCTGACCGACCCCGGGCCGGTCGCCGAGGGGCTGGCCGCCGACGGCGTCCACGTGGTCCACCTGGGCATGCGCGGCAACCGCGACCTGGCCGCGCTGCCCCGCCTGGCCCGGCTGATCCGGCGCGGCCGCTACGACCTGGTGCACACCCACCTGTACCGGGCCTGCCTGTACGGCAGGATCGCGGCCCGGCTCGCCGGCGTCCGCGCGGTCGTCGCCACCGAACACTCCCTCGGTGACTCGCAGATGGAGGGCCGCCCGCTCACGGCCGGGGTGCGCGCCCTGTACCTGGCCGGTGAGCGGCTGGGCCGGTCCACGGTGGCGGTGTCCCCGACGGTCGCCGAGCGGCTGACGCGCTGGGGCGTGCCCGGGCCGCGCATCGCGGTCGTGCCCAACGGCATCGACCTGGAGCGGTTCCGCTTCGACCCGGGGCTGCGGCTGCGCACCCGGGCCCGGCTCGGGCTGCCGGACGACGCGTTCGTCATCGGCGGCGTCGGCAGGCTCGCCCCCGGCAAACGCTTCGACGTGCTGATCCGGGCTCTGGCCGGGCTCCCCGGCGACTGCCGGCTGCTGCTGGTCGGCGGGGGCGGCGAGGAGGGCGCGCTGCGCGGGGCCGCCCGGCTCGCCGGGGTCGCCGACCGGGTGGTCTTCGCCGGTGAGCGGCCCCACGGGTGCGACCCCGCCGCCGGCCCCGACCTGCCCGCGCTGGCCTCGGCGATGGACGTGCTCGCCTCGCCCTCCGCCGAGGAGGCGTTCGGGCTGGCCGTCGTCGAGGCGCTCGCGGCCGGGCTGCCGGTGCGCTACACCTCCTGCCCGGCCGTCGAGGACCTGCCGCCCGGGGCCGCCCCGGGCGCCCTGCGCGTCGAGGGCGGCACCGACGCCTACACCCGGGCGCTCGCCGAGGTACGCGCCGCCGGCCCCGGCCCGCGCACCGCCCCCGAGGCCGCCCGTCACTACTGCATCGCCCGCAGCGCCAGCCGGCTCATGGACGTCTACGCGGCGGCTCTCGCCCGTACCGTCCCCGAGCCCCGATCCTCCCAGGGAGTCACCCCGCCATGA
- a CDS encoding GNAT family N-acetyltransferase, which produces MTATYPARPECTTAPLGGPSTGLVTEVVTDEAVFAALGPAWGRLYGRCGTATPFLSHAWLHSWWRSYGRTGRLRLLLVRRGPGGELAAAAPLMLVRRPLPALVPLGGPISDYGDVLLDDGDDGSAAGALAAALSRAARTALVDFREVRPGGAAERVLARWRGPRRALDDSLCLELPAVPMEELVARLPSGKAQRVRAKLRRLTALGVERRVAGPGEVPAALHRLLELHRSQWQGRGVTAEHLRPRFREHLVRAVGPMVRAGDAVVTEFRLDGEVVAVDLTLLSRGLAGGYLYGADPRLRERKADVAVMLLDACSGHAAAAARGAAGGRGVLSLLRGDEPYKHHWRPEPVVSRRLLLARRRTAPLLVAVLAETAVRRRGGQALRRGGRVSLRWGQALRRWKQALRRWMPGRRDGH; this is translated from the coding sequence GTGACGGCGACGTACCCGGCGCGGCCGGAGTGCACCACCGCTCCCCTCGGCGGGCCCTCCACCGGACTCGTCACCGAAGTCGTCACCGACGAGGCCGTCTTCGCCGCGCTCGGACCTGCCTGGGGGCGGCTGTACGGGCGGTGCGGCACCGCGACACCCTTCCTGAGCCACGCCTGGCTGCACTCGTGGTGGCGGTCGTACGGCAGGACGGGACGGCTCAGACTGCTGCTGGTGCGCCGCGGCCCGGGCGGTGAACTGGCCGCCGCGGCACCGCTGATGCTGGTCCGCCGTCCGCTGCCCGCCCTGGTGCCGCTCGGCGGGCCGATCTCCGACTACGGGGACGTGCTGCTGGACGACGGCGACGACGGGAGCGCGGCCGGCGCCCTCGCCGCGGCCCTGTCGCGGGCGGCGCGCACGGCGCTGGTCGACTTCCGCGAGGTACGGCCGGGTGGCGCGGCGGAGCGGGTGCTCGCCCGGTGGCGCGGGCCCCGGCGCGCGCTCGACGACTCGCTGTGCCTCGAACTGCCCGCCGTGCCCATGGAGGAGCTGGTCGCCCGGCTGCCGTCGGGCAAGGCGCAGCGGGTGCGGGCCAAGCTGCGCAGGCTGACCGCGCTGGGCGTGGAGCGGCGGGTGGCCGGGCCCGGTGAGGTGCCGGCGGCCCTGCACCGGCTGCTGGAGCTGCACCGCTCCCAGTGGCAGGGGCGGGGCGTGACGGCCGAGCATCTGCGGCCGCGGTTCCGGGAGCATCTGGTCCGCGCGGTGGGCCCGATGGTCCGTGCCGGGGACGCGGTGGTCACCGAGTTCAGGCTCGACGGCGAGGTGGTCGCCGTCGACCTGACGCTGCTGTCCCGGGGTCTGGCGGGCGGTTATCTGTACGGCGCCGATCCCCGGCTGCGGGAACGGAAGGCGGACGTGGCCGTGATGCTGCTGGACGCGTGCAGCGGGCACGCGGCGGCGGCAGCGCGCGGCGCGGCGGGCGGCCGGGGCGTGCTGAGCCTGCTGCGCGGCGACGAGCCGTACAAACACCACTGGCGTCCCGAACCGGTGGTCAGCCGACGGCTGCTGCTGGCCAGGCGGCGCACCGCCCCACTGCTCGTGGCCGTGCTCGCCGAGACGGCCGTCCGGCGGCGGGGCGGGCAGGCACTGCGCCGGGGCGGTCGGGTGTCGCTCCGGTGGGGGCAGGCACTGCGCCGGTGGAAGCAGGCACTGCGCCGGTGGATGCCGGGGCGTCGCGACGGGCACTAG
- a CDS encoding glycoside hydrolase family 26 protein, whose translation MAPRERRARARRLTVVASVVAAALALVAGPGPGPAPGAARPAGSSAAARPAGSSVAERQAPPPFGAFLGSGPSGLARIAGLGDWLGGTEPTVGHTYLPGGTWSDIEGPPGFLDPWARWRREKPDRTLVLNVPMQERNEEDLSDDQVRSLLRKGAAGRFDRHFRTLAERLVDLRVPDTVVVLGWEMNGVTYTHRCGPDPESWKTYWNRIVRAMRAVPGQRFRFDFAPSRGRDAVPWTECYPGDDTVDIVGMDSYDQPAGMSFDEQVTEPYGLQRHVDFAEAHGKPLSYPEWGLFRNGDDATYMRRMLAWMEAHRPLYNTLTDYCPHGVWQCARNPMASAVYRSALYGRTGARTPDPVPATPTAPAPTPPPTPLPAPVPTPAPTRRPPDACASPDLGGWVAYWLGGNPCLPADRWPRTL comes from the coding sequence ATGGCTCCGCGAGAGCGACGGGCCCGCGCCCGGCGGCTGACCGTGGTGGCGTCGGTGGTCGCCGCCGCCCTCGCCCTGGTGGCCGGCCCCGGCCCCGGCCCCGCGCCAGGCGCGGCACGGCCCGCCGGCTCCTCCGCAGCCGCACGGCCCGCCGGCTCCTCCGTCGCGGAGCGGCAGGCGCCCCCGCCGTTCGGCGCGTTCCTCGGCTCCGGCCCGAGCGGCCTGGCCCGGATCGCCGGGCTCGGCGACTGGCTCGGCGGCACCGAACCGACCGTCGGGCACACCTATCTGCCCGGCGGCACATGGAGCGACATCGAGGGCCCGCCCGGCTTCCTCGACCCGTGGGCGCGATGGCGGCGCGAGAAGCCGGACCGCACGCTCGTGCTCAACGTCCCCATGCAGGAGCGCAACGAGGAGGACCTCTCCGACGACCAGGTGCGCTCGCTGCTGCGCAAGGGCGCGGCCGGGCGGTTCGACCGGCACTTCCGCACCCTCGCCGAGCGGCTGGTCGACCTGCGCGTGCCGGACACGGTCGTCGTGCTCGGCTGGGAGATGAACGGCGTCACCTACACCCACCGCTGCGGCCCGGACCCGGAGTCGTGGAAGACCTACTGGAACCGGATCGTCAGGGCCATGCGGGCGGTGCCCGGCCAGCGGTTCCGGTTCGACTTCGCTCCCAGCCGGGGCCGGGACGCCGTCCCCTGGACCGAGTGCTACCCCGGGGACGACACGGTCGACATCGTCGGCATGGACTCCTACGACCAGCCGGCCGGCATGTCCTTCGACGAGCAGGTGACGGAACCCTACGGCCTCCAGCGGCACGTGGACTTCGCCGAGGCCCACGGCAAGCCGCTCTCGTACCCGGAGTGGGGGCTCTTCCGCAACGGCGACGACGCCACGTACATGCGCCGGATGCTCGCCTGGATGGAAGCGCACCGGCCGCTGTACAACACGCTGACCGACTACTGCCCGCACGGCGTGTGGCAGTGCGCGCGGAACCCTATGGCGTCCGCGGTGTACCGGTCCGCGCTGTACGGCCGCACCGGCGCACGCACCCCGGACCCCGTGCCGGCCACCCCCACCGCACCGGCACCGACGCCCCCGCCGACCCCCCTGCCCGCGCCCGTGCCGACCCCCGCGCCCACGCGGCGGCCCCCGGACGCCTGCGCGTCGCCGGACCTGGGCGGCTGGGTCGCGTACTGGCTCGGCGGGAACCCCTGTCTCCCCGCCGACCGGTGGCCGCGCACCCTCTAG